A section of the Thermococcus sp. genome encodes:
- the nikR gene encoding nickel-responsive transcriptional regulator NikR — MKVVRFGVSVPEELLEKFDRIIERKGYVNRSEAIRDLMRDFIIRHEWETGDSEVAGTITMLYNHDEADVVKELLDLQHEYLEEIISSIHVHMDEHNCLEVVLVKGKASRIKEIADRLLSLKGVKHGKLVMTGTGKELV, encoded by the coding sequence ATGAAAGTTGTTCGTTTCGGTGTCTCCGTACCTGAGGAGCTCCTCGAAAAGTTCGACCGGATAATTGAGAGGAAGGGCTACGTTAACAGGAGCGAAGCGATAAGGGACCTGATGAGGGACTTCATAATCAGGCACGAATGGGAGACTGGCGATTCAGAAGTTGCGGGGACGATAACGATGCTCTACAACCATGACGAGGCGGATGTCGTTAAAGAGCTCCTTGATTTACAGCACGAGTACCTTGAGGAGATAATTTCAAGCATTCACGTCCACATGGACGAACACAACTGTCTGGAAGTCGTCCTTGTAAAGGGCAAGGCGAGCAGGATAAAGGAGATAGCGGACAGGCTTTTGAGCCTCAAGGGAGTGAAGCACGGCAAGCTCGTCATGACTGGAACGGGCAAGGAGCTGGTCTAG
- a CDS encoding 1,4-alpha-glucan branching protein codes for MRGYVTFVLHTHLPYVRKHGKWPFGEEWLYEAMSESYLPLLMEFERLRDSGVRFQLVVNITPVLMEQLADEYIKAEFEKYLLRKIKRTREDLESGRYPEKPVKAVLNHFERVYSYWKAINSNIVGKFRELQEQGYLEIITSPATHAYLPLLLREEAIRAQIANGIATYEKHFGKKPRGMWISECAYRPEGEWELPGGRKVRRKGIEKFLEEFGIKYFFVESNLVDGGPVSGSYGEPVPAGSLATLRPYWVKGSKVAVFGRNRDTGHQVWSANFGYPGDFWYREFHRKAERSGNQYWRVTGKDIDLGDKDFYDPSKAMGRVEEHARHFVRLVGTLLKKFEEKTGDKGIVVSPYDTELFGHWWYEGVKWLGRVLELLAESGIRTTTLSAFLDNYPGEKLEIELPEGSWGANADHSTWWNKETEWAWEEVYRAEERMVAIASRFYGKDRLGDRAIGQLARELLILEASDWEFLITTGQAREYAKRRILAHSRDFHRLANEIVRYFKTGEMDVSLLEGLEERDNPFRPVLVVHYISTNPPELKEFVEPPEVPPEAKEEEAGETFVEAGVELGEGVFKGSGERFYVTPLAFVKRRKPKIPLARRLDTRLVKRVERVSTAGRLKEEKKRAPRLKRLMDVKGIGPKTLTRLNKAGVKTPEDLLHADLEELTRRTGISIKRLRRFVEQL; via the coding sequence ATGAGAGGCTACGTTACCTTTGTCCTTCACACTCATCTGCCATACGTTAGAAAGCACGGGAAGTGGCCCTTTGGGGAGGAGTGGCTCTACGAGGCGATGAGCGAGAGTTATCTGCCCCTTCTGATGGAGTTCGAAAGGCTCCGCGATTCCGGCGTTCGCTTTCAGCTGGTCGTCAACATAACACCGGTTCTCATGGAACAGCTCGCCGACGAATACATTAAGGCAGAGTTCGAGAAATACCTCCTCAGAAAAATCAAGAGAACCCGAGAAGACCTTGAATCGGGCAGATACCCTGAAAAACCAGTCAAAGCTGTCCTTAACCACTTTGAGCGTGTCTACTCTTACTGGAAGGCCATAAACAGTAACATCGTTGGTAAGTTCCGGGAGTTGCAGGAGCAGGGCTACCTTGAGATTATAACCTCCCCGGCAACGCACGCTTACTTGCCCCTTCTCCTCAGGGAGGAAGCAATAAGGGCCCAGATAGCGAACGGTATAGCGACCTACGAGAAGCACTTTGGGAAAAAACCTAGAGGAATGTGGATTTCCGAGTGCGCCTACAGGCCCGAAGGGGAATGGGAACTCCCGGGTGGAAGGAAAGTTAGGAGAAAGGGTATCGAGAAGTTCCTAGAGGAGTTCGGTATAAAATACTTCTTCGTTGAGAGCAATCTCGTTGACGGCGGTCCGGTTAGTGGCTCCTACGGTGAGCCCGTTCCCGCCGGTTCTCTCGCGACGCTGAGGCCGTACTGGGTTAAGGGTTCGAAGGTTGCCGTCTTCGGGAGGAACAGGGACACTGGTCATCAGGTCTGGAGCGCCAATTTTGGCTATCCTGGTGATTTCTGGTACAGGGAGTTCCATAGGAAGGCCGAAAGGAGCGGAAATCAGTACTGGCGCGTGACTGGAAAAGATATTGACCTCGGTGATAAGGACTTCTACGACCCCTCTAAAGCCATGGGACGGGTTGAAGAGCATGCAAGACACTTCGTTCGGCTCGTTGGAACTCTCTTGAAGAAATTCGAGGAAAAAACCGGTGATAAGGGAATAGTCGTTTCGCCCTACGATACGGAACTCTTCGGCCACTGGTGGTATGAAGGGGTTAAATGGCTCGGACGCGTTCTTGAGCTTCTGGCTGAAAGTGGAATCAGGACGACGACGCTGTCGGCTTTCCTCGACAACTACCCGGGCGAGAAACTTGAGATTGAACTCCCAGAGGGGTCTTGGGGTGCCAACGCGGACCACTCAACGTGGTGGAACAAGGAAACCGAATGGGCCTGGGAGGAAGTCTACAGGGCAGAGGAGAGAATGGTAGCTATAGCGAGTCGCTTTTACGGAAAAGACAGACTTGGAGACAGGGCCATAGGGCAGTTGGCGAGAGAACTTCTAATCCTTGAGGCAAGCGACTGGGAATTTTTAATAACCACTGGGCAGGCCAGGGAGTACGCGAAGAGAAGAATACTAGCCCACAGCAGGGACTTCCACAGGCTGGCTAACGAAATTGTAAGATACTTCAAGACGGGCGAGATGGATGTCTCCCTCCTCGAAGGACTTGAGGAGCGTGACAACCCATTCAGGCCCGTCTTGGTAGTCCACTACATAAGCACTAACCCGCCGGAGCTGAAGGAGTTCGTTGAACCACCAGAGGTTCCGCCGGAGGCGAAAGAGGAGGAAGCCGGGGAAACCTTCGTGGAGGCTGGGGTTGAGCTTGGGGAAGGTGTTTTCAAGGGTTCCGGTGAGAGGTTCTACGTCACACCGCTGGCTTTTGTTAAGAGGAGAAAGCCAAAGATTCCCCTTGCAAGAAGGCTTGACACGAGGCTCGTCAAAAGGGTTGAAAGGGTTTCAACGGCCGGAAGGCTGAAAGAAGAAAAGAAACGCGCGCCGAGGTTAAAGCGCCTTATGGACGTTAAGGGCATAGGTCCCAAAACCCTCACGAGGCTCAACAAAGCCGGTGTAAAAACACCGGAGGATTTACTTCATGCTGACCTTGAGGAGCTCACGAGAAGAACAGGGATATCAATAAAAAGGTTGAGAAGGTTCGTGGAACAGCTTTAG
- a CDS encoding 50S ribosomal protein L15e — MGMYKYIREAWKSPKKSYVGELLKKRMVQWRRDPVVKRIERPTRLDRARSLGYQAKQGYVLVRVRVRRGGRKRPRWKGGRKPSKMGMVKYSPKKSLQWIAEEKAARKFPNLEVLNSYWVGEDGMYKWFEVILVDPHHPVIKSDPKIAWIALKPHKGRVFRGLTSAGKKGRGLRNKGKGAEKVRPSVRANKGKTK; from the coding sequence ATGGGGATGTACAAGTACATTAGGGAAGCATGGAAGAGCCCCAAGAAGAGCTACGTTGGGGAGCTCCTCAAGAAGAGGATGGTTCAGTGGAGGAGGGACCCGGTAGTTAAGAGAATCGAGAGGCCGACGAGACTCGACAGGGCCCGCTCCCTCGGTTATCAGGCCAAGCAGGGCTACGTCCTTGTTCGCGTTCGCGTGAGGCGCGGGGGAAGGAAGAGGCCCAGGTGGAAGGGCGGAAGGAAGCCGAGCAAGATGGGTATGGTGAAATACAGCCCGAAGAAGAGCCTCCAGTGGATAGCCGAGGAGAAGGCAGCCAGAAAGTTCCCGAACCTTGAGGTCCTCAACTCCTACTGGGTCGGCGAGGACGGTATGTACAAGTGGTTTGAGGTAATTCTTGTTGACCCGCACCACCCGGTCATAAAGAGCGACCCGAAGATAGCCTGGATAGCCCTCAAGCCCCACAAGGGTAGGGTCTTTAGAGGCCTCACCAGCGCCGGTAAGAAGGGTCGCGGTCTGAGGAACAAGGGTAAGGGTGCCGAGAAAGTCAGGCCCAGCGTTAGGGCCAACAAGGGCAAGACCAAGTGA
- a CDS encoding AbrB family transcriptional regulator, which yields MLTQIDSKGRLYIPKAMRKNLPKEVYLIRLDEGILIVPKPENPLKELEELGKKLPDKPISEIREEILKEATKEVEGTK from the coding sequence ATGCTAACCCAGATTGATTCCAAAGGAAGACTTTACATCCCAAAGGCCATGAGGAAGAACCTTCCAAAGGAGGTATATCTCATTAGGCTCGATGAGGGAATACTGATAGTCCCAAAGCCTGAAAACCCTCTCAAGGAACTCGAGGAGCTCGGGAAGAAACTTCCCGATAAACCCATCAGCGAAATCAGAGAAGAGATACTGAAAGAGGCCACGAAGGAAGTGGAGGGCACAAAATGA
- a CDS encoding TrpB-like pyridoxal phosphate-dependent enzyme, with translation MKAVLPDSKIPKKWYNILPDLPEPLAPPLDPETNEPMKPEKLLRIFAAELVKQEMSNERYIEIPKKVRELYAKIGRPTPLFRATNLEKALDTPARIYFKYEGATVTGSHKINTALAQAYYSKKQGIERLVTETGAGQWGTALSLAGALLGLKVRVYMARASYQQKPYRKTIMRLYGAEIYPSPSDRTEIGRKFLAQDPNHPGGLGIAISEAIEDVLKDEKARYALGSVLNHVLMHQTVIGLEAKEQMKEFEEPDVIIGCVGGGSNFAGLAYPFVKDVLENKADYEFIAVEPKAAPSMTRGVYKYDFGDSGGYTPKMKMHTLGHTYYVPPIHAGGLRYHGLAPTLSVLINHGIVKPIAYHQNEVFQAAELFAKTEGIIPAPESAHAIKGAIDRALKAKEEGKEEVILFNLSGHGLLDLQGYEDYLDGKLEDYEPDYFPALEG, from the coding sequence ATGAAAGCCGTTCTGCCGGATTCGAAGATACCAAAGAAGTGGTACAACATACTGCCCGACCTTCCGGAGCCGTTGGCACCGCCCCTCGACCCAGAAACAAATGAGCCTATGAAGCCGGAGAAGCTCCTCAGGATTTTCGCGGCCGAGCTTGTGAAACAGGAGATGAGCAACGAGCGCTACATCGAGATTCCGAAGAAAGTCCGCGAGCTTTACGCCAAGATTGGAAGGCCAACGCCACTCTTCAGGGCCACGAACCTTGAGAAGGCTTTGGACACACCGGCAAGGATATACTTCAAGTACGAAGGGGCGACCGTGACGGGAAGCCACAAGATAAACACGGCATTGGCCCAAGCCTACTACTCCAAGAAGCAGGGGATTGAGAGGCTCGTCACTGAGACCGGAGCAGGCCAGTGGGGCACCGCTTTAAGCTTAGCGGGAGCGCTCCTCGGTTTAAAGGTCAGGGTTTACATGGCCCGCGCCAGCTACCAGCAAAAACCGTATAGGAAGACGATAATGCGCCTCTACGGGGCGGAAATATACCCGAGCCCGAGCGACAGAACCGAAATCGGGCGGAAGTTTTTAGCTCAAGACCCGAACCACCCCGGCGGTCTGGGCATAGCGATAAGCGAGGCCATAGAGGACGTTCTGAAGGATGAAAAGGCCCGCTACGCCCTTGGAAGCGTTCTCAACCACGTGCTCATGCACCAGACTGTTATAGGGCTAGAAGCCAAAGAGCAGATGAAGGAGTTTGAGGAACCTGACGTTATAATCGGTTGCGTAGGCGGTGGAAGCAACTTCGCTGGATTAGCTTATCCCTTCGTGAAAGACGTTTTAGAGAACAAAGCGGACTATGAGTTCATAGCAGTTGAACCGAAAGCTGCTCCCTCGATGACGAGGGGAGTTTACAAGTATGATTTCGGCGATTCAGGGGGCTACACACCGAAGATGAAGATGCACACCCTGGGCCACACCTACTACGTCCCGCCGATTCACGCTGGAGGACTTCGCTATCACGGATTAGCGCCAACGCTGAGCGTTCTCATCAATCACGGGATAGTTAAACCAATAGCGTATCACCAGAATGAGGTCTTCCAGGCGGCCGAGCTGTTCGCGAAGACCGAGGGGATAATCCCCGCTCCGGAGAGTGCCCACGCGATAAAGGGAGCGATAGACAGGGCGCTGAAGGCCAAGGAGGAAGGAAAAGAGGAGGTCATACTCTTCAACCTCAGCGGACACGGACTGCTCGACCTTCAGGGCTACGAGGACTACCTCGACGGAAAGCTTGAGGACTACGAGCCTGACTACTTCCCGGCCCTTGAGGGCTGA
- a CDS encoding Ribonuclease P protein component 3 has product MSEGPEEVSFSRDYFVEMDVRSEDAYELANEWFDEVVFTKKLVLKKEPDWASLKEEVKALRKTYGKVALLLITKKPSLIREVRGRNLRALIYVQGGDMRINRTAIEARVDALISPWLGRKDYGFDHTLAGMASRRGVAIGFSLAPLLRANPYERALTLRFMMKVWELTKKYRVPRFLTSSAENKWEVRSPRDLMSLGINIGMEIPEARASLNFYPRRILQKLKN; this is encoded by the coding sequence ATGAGCGAAGGGCCGGAGGAGGTTTCTTTCTCAAGGGACTACTTCGTCGAGATGGACGTGAGGAGCGAAGATGCCTACGAATTGGCCAACGAGTGGTTTGATGAGGTAGTCTTTACAAAAAAGCTCGTTCTCAAAAAGGAGCCTGACTGGGCTTCCCTCAAGGAGGAGGTTAAAGCTCTGAGGAAAACCTACGGTAAAGTCGCGCTCCTTCTCATAACCAAAAAGCCGAGCCTCATACGGGAGGTAAGGGGCAGAAACCTCAGGGCTTTAATCTACGTTCAGGGAGGTGACATGAGGATTAACAGGACGGCAATCGAGGCGAGGGTTGATGCTCTGATAAGCCCCTGGCTCGGAAGAAAGGACTATGGTTTCGATCACACTCTGGCCGGAATGGCATCGCGAAGGGGTGTTGCCATCGGCTTCTCTCTGGCTCCGCTCCTTAGGGCAAACCCTTACGAGAGGGCCCTAACATTGCGCTTCATGATGAAGGTCTGGGAGCTAACTAAAAAGTACCGCGTGCCGAGGTTTCTCACCAGCTCGGCTGAAAATAAGTGGGAGGTCCGCTCGCCGAGGGACTTGATGAGCCTCGGGATAAACATTGGCATGGAAATCCCGGAGGCGAGGGCGAGCCTGAACTTCTATCCAAGGAGGATTCTTCAAAAGTTGAAAAACTGA
- a CDS encoding phosphatase PAP2 family protein, whose protein sequence is MRGKRLKLLLAFLVVYLSWDAYALIYPLIGRWSVNVLSYFLKLPLTSYRFEYSVVSWTVSNEPVHRVMRAVYKAGFVGSFWLPAIYFTLTDEKRAKRLFRRFALGFGLLALSFALFHVYAPHVVYTLPEHYAPNDWTARPEFVFPSPHCTLAFISLLSVLEERKRETLLLALFLALVPVSTVLLGEHWVWDVLAGFMVALLAVRLEKRV, encoded by the coding sequence ATGAGGGGAAAAAGGCTGAAACTCCTGCTGGCGTTCCTCGTGGTTTACCTCTCCTGGGATGCCTACGCGCTGATTTACCCCCTTATTGGAAGGTGGAGCGTGAACGTTCTCTCATATTTCCTCAAGCTCCCGCTGACGTCTTATCGCTTTGAGTACTCCGTAGTTAGCTGGACAGTCTCCAATGAGCCGGTTCACAGGGTTATGAGGGCCGTTTACAAAGCCGGCTTCGTCGGGAGCTTCTGGCTTCCGGCAATCTACTTCACACTAACAGACGAGAAGCGGGCGAAAAGACTTTTCAGGAGGTTTGCACTGGGCTTTGGTCTGCTCGCCCTTTCGTTTGCCCTCTTCCACGTTTATGCCCCCCACGTGGTTTACACACTTCCGGAGCACTACGCGCCCAACGACTGGACGGCGAGACCCGAGTTCGTCTTTCCGTCACCCCACTGCACACTGGCCTTCATCAGTCTGCTCTCAGTTCTAGAGGAAAGGAAAAGGGAAACCCTTTTGTTGGCCCTCTTCCTTGCCCTTGTTCCTGTTTCAACAGTTCTCCTAGGAGAGCACTGGGTCTGGGACGTTCTGGCGGGTTTTATGGTAGCACTCCTCGCGGTAAGGCTTGAGAAAAGGGTTTAA
- a CDS encoding RNA-binding protein — MAKLQAHHVRLTTFIHATEDEDKVLEAIATFIPEEIDEDDVLFDVEETTGFFGNPIKVVNVEIKRSKAVRTFLKNFKELLSEEDKKYILGNLDEKVDDEGMLYIRFNKQKAYLGEAKVDEGADVVQVRIKVKAFPMRKESVVKAVKEWLEE, encoded by the coding sequence ATGGCGAAGCTTCAGGCGCACCATGTCAGGCTTACCACGTTCATCCATGCAACTGAAGACGAGGACAAGGTCCTTGAGGCGATAGCGACCTTCATTCCCGAGGAGATTGACGAGGACGACGTTCTCTTCGACGTTGAGGAAACGACTGGTTTCTTTGGCAACCCGATAAAGGTCGTCAACGTTGAGATAAAGAGGAGCAAGGCAGTAAGAACCTTCCTCAAAAACTTCAAGGAATTGCTGAGCGAGGAGGACAAGAAATACATTCTTGGAAACCTTGATGAGAAAGTCGATGATGAGGGAATGCTCTACATTCGCTTTAACAAGCAGAAGGCCTATCTGGGCGAAGCGAAAGTTGACGAAGGGGCTGACGTTGTTCAGGTCAGGATAAAGGTCAAGGCCTTCCCGATGAGGAAGGAGTCGGTTGTTAAAGCCGTGAAGGAGTGGCTGGAGGAATGA
- the rqcH gene encoding ribosome rescue protein RqcH has translation MKEEMSSVDIRYVVRELQWLVGSRIDKVYHDGDEIRIKLRTKEGRADLILQAGKRFHLTSYVKEAPKQPSGFTMLLRKHLGGGFIDAIEQHQFDRIVKIRVGDYILIGELFRKGNIVLVDSQNRIVAALRYEEYKDRAIKPKAEYRFPPARENPLEVSFERFLELMRENEKLELVRALARKLNMGGLYAEEISIRAGFEKTTPVRELRDEDLRKVYEAMMKTFNDEPRPNIVFKDGNMHDVVPIELRVYDGLEKKYFKTFSEALDEYFGRLTIEKAKIERTKKLESKKRQLLATLKKQEEMLKGFERAMNENQEIGDLIYANYALIERLLEEFRRATEKLGWEEFKKRIEEGKKAGNRVAQRVKGIDAKEKAVTIELEGKKVKLYLNKSLGENAELYYEKAKKFRHKYEGALKAYEDTKRKLNEVEKLIEEEMKKELNVRKIERRRKKWFEKFRWFISSEGFLVLAGKDASTNETLVKKHMTENDLYCHADVYGAPHVVIKEGQKAGEKTIFEACQFAVSMSRAWSQGLYSADAYWAYPEQVTKQAPSGEYLGKGAFMVYGKRNWLRGLPLKLAVGVINYEGEDYVVCAPVEAIKAHTKHYIIIRPGRLKKGELVKKIWAILEKWGYKVKEEDLNAVLPPGGGEIVEVVD, from the coding sequence ATGAAGGAGGAAATGAGTTCAGTTGATATACGCTATGTCGTTAGGGAACTTCAATGGCTCGTCGGTTCTCGCATTGACAAGGTATACCACGATGGGGACGAGATAAGGATTAAGCTCCGCACGAAGGAGGGAAGGGCCGATTTAATACTTCAAGCCGGAAAGAGGTTTCACCTAACGAGCTACGTCAAGGAGGCCCCCAAACAGCCGTCGGGCTTCACGATGCTCCTCAGGAAGCACCTGGGTGGAGGCTTTATCGATGCAATAGAGCAACACCAGTTCGACAGGATTGTGAAAATCAGGGTTGGCGATTACATCCTCATTGGGGAGCTGTTCAGGAAGGGCAACATCGTCCTCGTTGACTCGCAGAACAGAATTGTCGCCGCCCTAAGATACGAGGAGTACAAGGACAGGGCCATAAAACCCAAAGCCGAGTACAGGTTTCCCCCAGCCCGAGAAAACCCCCTCGAAGTGAGCTTCGAGCGCTTTCTTGAACTTATGAGGGAAAACGAGAAGCTTGAGCTCGTTCGCGCTTTGGCGAGAAAGCTCAATATGGGTGGCCTCTACGCAGAGGAGATTTCGATAAGGGCAGGCTTCGAGAAGACGACTCCAGTTAGGGAGCTCAGAGACGAGGACCTGAGAAAGGTCTACGAGGCGATGATGAAGACCTTCAACGACGAGCCAAGGCCTAACATAGTTTTCAAGGACGGCAACATGCACGATGTAGTGCCTATAGAGCTGAGGGTCTATGATGGACTTGAGAAGAAGTACTTTAAAACCTTCAGCGAGGCCCTCGATGAATACTTCGGCAGGCTCACAATCGAGAAGGCCAAAATTGAGAGGACGAAGAAACTCGAAAGCAAGAAGAGGCAGTTGTTGGCCACGCTGAAAAAGCAGGAAGAGATGCTGAAGGGCTTTGAAAGGGCAATGAACGAGAACCAGGAGATAGGCGACCTCATCTACGCGAACTACGCCCTCATTGAGCGCCTTCTTGAGGAGTTTAGGAGAGCAACTGAAAAGCTCGGGTGGGAGGAGTTCAAAAAGAGAATCGAGGAGGGCAAGAAAGCCGGAAACAGGGTTGCCCAGAGGGTTAAAGGAATTGACGCAAAGGAGAAAGCAGTGACAATAGAGCTCGAGGGGAAGAAGGTAAAGCTCTACCTCAACAAAAGCCTCGGCGAGAACGCCGAACTCTACTACGAGAAGGCCAAGAAGTTCAGGCACAAGTACGAGGGAGCCTTGAAAGCCTACGAGGACACGAAGAGGAAGCTAAACGAAGTAGAAAAGCTAATCGAAGAGGAAATGAAGAAAGAACTCAACGTAAGGAAAATCGAGAGGAGAAGGAAGAAGTGGTTTGAGAAGTTCCGCTGGTTTATCTCAAGCGAAGGTTTTCTGGTTTTAGCGGGCAAAGACGCGAGCACAAACGAAACGCTGGTTAAAAAGCACATGACTGAGAACGACCTCTACTGCCACGCCGATGTGTACGGCGCTCCTCACGTCGTCATTAAGGAGGGCCAAAAAGCTGGAGAAAAGACGATATTCGAAGCCTGTCAGTTCGCAGTCTCGATGAGCAGAGCGTGGAGCCAGGGGCTTTACTCGGCCGATGCCTATTGGGCATATCCAGAGCAAGTGACGAAGCAGGCTCCCAGCGGAGAATACCTAGGCAAAGGAGCCTTTATGGTCTACGGAAAAAGGAACTGGCTGAGGGGGCTCCCTCTGAAGCTGGCAGTGGGGGTCATAAACTACGAGGGCGAGGACTACGTTGTCTGCGCGCCGGTTGAAGCCATCAAGGCCCACACGAAGCACTATATCATCATAAGGCCGGGGAGGCTCAAGAAAGGCGAGCTCGTAAAAAAGATATGGGCAATCCTTGAGAAGTGGGGTTATAAGGTCAAGGAAGAGGACCTGAACGCAGTCCTCCCCCCGGGAGGGGGAGAAATAGTAGAGGTAGTAGACTAG
- a CDS encoding PIN domain-containing protein, whose translation MIYADTDFFLALMKPNDWLKKNAEKILKRYGNQITTSETTFLELLIVAKKYNLDPIKLTSAVMALTGIEEGVYLQVAYYMKEHGLNAFDAFHAAKCGGVIISSDKVYEKIGVKRIKLENPEETE comes from the coding sequence ATGATATACGCAGACACCGATTTTTTCCTCGCCCTTATGAAGCCGAACGACTGGCTCAAGAAGAACGCAGAGAAAATTCTCAAAAGATATGGCAACCAGATAACGACATCCGAAACAACTTTTCTCGAACTTCTGATAGTGGCCAAAAAGTACAATCTAGACCCAATAAAATTGACCTCTGCGGTTATGGCGCTGACAGGGATAGAGGAGGGCGTCTACCTACAGGTGGCATATTACATGAAAGAACATGGGCTAAACGCTTTCGACGCTTTCCATGCGGCAAAATGCGGAGGCGTTATAATAAGCTCAGACAAAGTCTACGAAAAGATTGGAGTCAAGAGGATAAAGCTAGAAAACCCAGAGGAAACGGAATAA
- a CDS encoding ABC transporter ATP-binding protein gives MIETKDLVKRFGSIVALDGINVEIKEGVILILGPNGGGKSTFLKIVAGVYRPTSGIVRVFGKDPWSDEGIKRTMGISFDPPSMPSLITGREWLEFLARAKGYEKDEAEHVAKLFGIDYLDETIRNYSSGMRKRLAIAQAFVGNPRLVILDEPLANLDFDQIRKVVKILRGLRESKNFVIVSHIWEPLYDLADEVLVIGGGKVVMNGKARELREDVERLFSFRLEDD, from the coding sequence ATGATAGAGACAAAGGACCTCGTTAAGCGCTTTGGTAGCATAGTTGCCCTCGATGGCATTAACGTTGAGATAAAGGAGGGTGTAATTCTAATTTTGGGTCCCAACGGTGGTGGCAAAAGCACTTTTCTCAAAATTGTTGCGGGTGTTTATAGGCCCACCTCTGGGATTGTCAGGGTCTTTGGTAAGGACCCATGGAGCGACGAGGGGATAAAGAGGACTATGGGGATCTCCTTTGACCCACCCTCGATGCCATCCCTAATCACGGGGAGGGAGTGGCTTGAATTTCTAGCTAGGGCGAAGGGTTACGAAAAAGACGAGGCCGAGCACGTTGCCAAACTTTTCGGCATAGATTACCTGGACGAGACAATCAGAAACTACTCGTCCGGAATGCGCAAAAGGCTGGCCATAGCACAGGCCTTCGTCGGAAACCCTAGACTGGTAATCCTTGACGAGCCTCTGGCCAACCTCGATTTCGACCAGATTCGGAAGGTCGTCAAAATCCTAAGGGGCCTCAGAGAGAGCAAAAACTTTGTAATAGTGAGCCACATCTGGGAGCCCCTCTACGATTTGGCGGATGAGGTTCTAGTCATTGGGGGCGGAAAAGTTGTCATGAATGGAAAAGCTAGGGAACTAAGAGAGGACGTGGAAAGACTATTCTCCTTCCGTTTAGAGGATGATTAG
- a CDS encoding aminopeptidase P family protein, producing the protein MRVEKLAELMKKRGFDGALISPGSNFYYLTGIRIHEAGERPTLLAVNPEGDFRILAPSLYENVIQNAPVMFWRDGENPYAKLATIAHELGISDGKVLIENTMRADWLIELSRTIRMNPYPLSLVMRELRIRKDRDEIRLMEKAAKVVDDVFEEILSWDLVGMKERELALRIEIEIRERSDGISFEPIVASGENGANPHHEPSERKLGKGDMVILDYGAKWKGYCSDITRTIALGEPDERLVRIYEVVWEAQERAFQAVREGIQAGEIDAMARKTIEEAGYGKYFTHRTGHGLGLDVHEEPYIGPGEETVLENGMTFTIEPGIYVPGLGGVRIEDDVVVERRGRKLTKAERELIIL; encoded by the coding sequence ATGAGGGTCGAAAAACTCGCGGAGCTGATGAAAAAGAGGGGCTTCGATGGGGCATTGATAAGCCCAGGCTCGAACTTCTACTACCTCACGGGCATAAGGATACACGAAGCGGGCGAGAGGCCCACTCTTCTGGCCGTAAACCCTGAAGGGGACTTCCGGATTCTCGCGCCGAGCCTCTACGAGAACGTTATCCAGAATGCTCCTGTTATGTTCTGGCGGGACGGCGAGAACCCCTACGCGAAGCTCGCAACGATTGCCCACGAGCTGGGTATAAGCGATGGGAAAGTACTAATAGAGAACACCATGAGAGCGGATTGGCTGATAGAGCTCAGCAGGACGATTAGGATGAACCCCTACCCTTTAAGCCTTGTCATGAGGGAGCTCAGGATAAGGAAAGATAGGGACGAGATAAGGCTAATGGAAAAAGCTGCAAAGGTTGTTGATGACGTTTTCGAGGAAATTCTGAGCTGGGATTTGGTCGGAATGAAGGAAAGGGAACTCGCCCTGAGGATAGAAATCGAGATTAGGGAGCGCTCCGACGGGATTTCCTTCGAGCCGATAGTGGCGAGCGGTGAAAACGGGGCCAATCCCCACCACGAACCCAGCGAGAGGAAGTTGGGGAAGGGGGACATGGTGATACTCGACTACGGGGCGAAGTGGAAGGGCTACTGCTCCGACATAACGAGGACGATAGCCCTGGGAGAGCCCGATGAGAGACTCGTCAGGATTTACGAAGTTGTCTGGGAGGCACAGGAGAGGGCATTTCAGGCCGTAAGGGAAGGCATTCAAGCTGGAGAGATAGACGCGATGGCGAGAAAAACGATAGAGGAAGCCGGCTATGGGAAATACTTTACCCACAGAACAGGCCATGGACTAGGCTTGGATGTCCACGAGGAGCCCTACATAGGTCCCGGAGAAGAGACCGTTCTCGAAAACGGCATGACCTTCACGATAGAGCCTGGAATTTACGTTCCCGGCCTTGGCGGTGTGAGGATAGAGGACGACGTTGTCGTGGAGAGAAGGGGGAGAAAGCTAACGAAGGCCGAGAGAGAGCTAATCATCCTCTAA